The following are encoded in a window of Streptococcus pasteurianus genomic DNA:
- a CDS encoding helix-turn-helix transcriptional regulator produces the protein MEHTYLENKSHGTSFYPLQVYSHADKNGFYFVSQHWHDEMEWIYVEEGLLNIIVSGQQLQISAGEFCFINSGELHEISSSKGNTLHHAIVFSPQLLNFAYYDVCQHHFLEPITGSQLLFPTIYQVSGDLHQKILQHFKKIISLYHELSELHFFEIKINLMQVIGLLLKESVFYKNMSTNKDTTSTKLLKKTVDYIQKNYMTPISLKDLSAKMYMSPNYFCSFFHKKTGKTPIAFINDYRIEKAANLLSNTELPITQIAPAVGFQNLSYFIRKFKEKKKVSPKRYRELAKSLQ, from the coding sequence ATGGAACATACTTATCTAGAAAACAAATCCCATGGTACATCTTTTTATCCCCTTCAGGTATATTCACATGCCGATAAAAATGGTTTTTATTTTGTTAGCCAACATTGGCATGATGAAATGGAGTGGATTTATGTCGAAGAGGGATTACTCAATATCATCGTTAGTGGTCAGCAACTGCAAATTTCTGCTGGGGAATTTTGTTTTATTAACTCTGGAGAATTGCACGAAATCAGTTCATCCAAAGGCAATACTCTTCACCATGCTATTGTTTTTTCTCCCCAGCTACTTAATTTTGCATATTATGACGTCTGCCAACATCATTTCTTAGAACCAATAACAGGTTCACAACTATTATTTCCTACGATCTACCAAGTTTCAGGCGATTTACATCAGAAAATCTTACAACATTTTAAAAAGATTATTAGCCTTTACCATGAATTATCAGAACTGCATTTCTTTGAAATAAAGATAAATCTCATGCAGGTAATAGGATTGTTATTAAAAGAAAGTGTTTTTTACAAAAACATGAGTACAAATAAGGACACTACTTCTACAAAACTTTTAAAAAAAACAGTCGATTACATCCAAAAAAATTATATGACTCCTATTTCTTTAAAAGATTTATCTGCAAAAATGTACATGAGTCCTAATTACTTCTGTAGTTTTTTTCATAAAAAAACAGGAAAAACTCCAATAGCCTTTATAAATGATTACCGTATTGAAAAAGCTGCTAATCTATTATCAAATACCGAGTTACCTATCACACAGATTGCTCCTGCGGTAGGTTTTCAAAATCTTAGTTATTTTATTAGAAAGTTCAAAGAAAAGAAAAAAGTCAGTCCTAAACGCTATCGAGAGCTAGCAAAGTCACTACAGTAA